ctcaatggttaggtgtaaccACTTACACTGAACAGTGTccacaaaggctgtggtatgtactgtcctcaatgatagaaataagcagaaattttcactagtccactgtacaaatatatatatagaaatctacttgtccgccaatacattcacttgtccaaattaattttaatttaatttgtattttacttcactaaaaaaaaaaaaaaaaaaatgttttaaattatatcaCGATTCGCAAATATAAATGTTCACGAATTTacctattttaaacaaatcgcGAAAATTTATGTCCGCGAAAATAACGTCGTTTACAGTAATACAGTTGTgagttacatttttttcttcataattgTAACTGGCGCTCACATAACTCTGGTATGAGACCATTATCAACCGCCAACTTACGAAGTATTTTATgtccattttattacatttggGCGAATGTCGATCATTTTAAATGATGAAATTATTACTTGTATACATTCCAAATTGATATTTCAATGATGTCATGTCGTGGCAAGAAGTTTCTTGTCACTTCTAAGTATTAACAAATTATGTTTATCTTTTTACGTACTTGCAAATGGCGGTAATGGTCGATAAGATCGTGACCTTTTAGATTTTCTATTTATTGTACATCCGGGTCACAGCTGTCAAACTTTCCAGCGGTAAATACAACTAAACTTTGGAAAAccagtttaaattattattttcgtaAAAACATTAATGAGATTAGAATTtactatatatgtttatttagatAATTTATTGAGGCATTAGCTTATACTAATAATAGAACAGTAGAGTGTACTTTTAGCGTGCCTAGCGGTTTTCCACCTGAAGTGGGGCGTGTCCCAGCGTGCTGATGCAGCCAGCTGATTGTAGTCGTTTCCAGTAATGGATCCCCTCCCATTTATTTATAAAGACAGCGTTTTGTGCTGGTCTTCCTCCCCTTTATTTTTCGGCGGACCATTCAAAAAAGTGCCCAAATTCCTTCATTAAAACTGCGCATAATAATTAGGAATTTATTAGTTAGATcatggttgaaaattaacatgaaaaccatctgcagggccagttgaagaaaaatcttactggcccttcatCTTTGCCTTCTGTAGTTGTTTGAGTTTATTACCAGCCATTCACTAGCTCAGTCGTCAcaatactttcccacagacaggacagtacatacatttaatataccagtcatgaagcAGTAGTTGGAAAAGGGAAATAAATGAGTCTATCGAGGGATATTAAGTGATCCTACCATCAATTGcacaatatgtttaaaaaaaaatatatttcaaaaacaaattatatgttTAAGGACATGCAGTATCTATATTATCACATTGTTTAGTCAGTCACAAAATAAGGGTAAGCACAAGAAAGTCATAAaacacatgtacagtgaaacttctcaaaactggaccctctgtaaaccagaattccctcaaaaccggatgttgtTCAGGATCCCTTTTTAataatcagtacagaacttaacctctctaaaccagatacctcttaaaactggacatttcaCTTGAACCTGAGGGTGTCTGGTTTTGAcgagtttcactgtagttttaaagattattttaaTTGCAATAAACACTGGGTtcagggtttttaaaaatatttgaagacttTTTTGTACACTGTAAttcttgtttaattattttttctttttgtagatGGACTGGCTGCCCTGTGCAAAGAATGTGTTGGTCATAACACTGCTGCTTAGACAACATCGAATTGctacaatttatttaaacaatattttacgtAACAGCCAATGCTGAGAACACACAAGAAAATGCTGCTAATTTATCTTATTCAAAGGAGTAAGTGGATGTGTGAACTAGTTTATTGAAATACACAGCttccaaaattgtttttaatcgAAATCATGGAAGTGTTGGTTCAGAATGCTACCACAAATGTGACTGAACGTGGGACTGTTGAAATTGTGATTGTAGCAACTATTCATCTGGTCATTTTATTCACTGCCATTGGTGGGAATGTGGCTGTAATCTGTGCCATTTACAAGTCAAACAAACTGCGTGATGAAGTTTCCAATTTGTTTTTGGTCAACTTGGCAATTACAGACCTCAGTTCTGCAACAGTTGTAATGACGAGTGCCTTTATATCGCTGGTGGCCAACTACTGGCCACTTGGCTGGGTCTGGTGCTATGCCGTGTGCATGGTAAACTACTTGCTAATCATAGTGTCTATGCTCACTCTCTGCTTCATCAGCATTGACCGATATTTAGCCATTGTCTATCCGTTACAATACATTTCGAAACTGACTAAAGTCAAAATTCTGCTTCTTATTGGCTATGCCTGGTTTCATGGAATATCCTTTTCCATCGTGCCTGTCTTGTTTCAGTGGATTAAATACGATTACTGGGAATACGTGTGTGCAATAGAGTGGCATGAACAGCGACAAAAAGCTCTCTACTATGTGATAATGGCTTTTGTGTTTTGCTTCCTATTACCAGGACTCGTCCTCATGTTTCTGTACTGCCGTGTGCTAAAGGTGGCCCACGAGAAGTCCAGGAGGATCAGAGTGATGACATTTCCTGCAACAGACCGGCCGAAATACTGCAACAGTCACAAGGCCATCAAGAGTCTGCTCATAGTCATTGTCATGTACTTTCTGTGCATGACGCCATTCAGCCTTACAAAGCTGTACAAAGTGGCTtcccagaaagaaaaaagtttgccTGGTTACCTTAACCTGGTATCCAGCATCATTGCTTACCTGTCCAGTGCTGTGAACCCTCTGATATATGGTATATTTCGTAAAGACTTCCGACAGGCATACAAACTCATTTTCAGGAAACTCTTCATTCAGAGCCATTTGGCAAGAAATACTAACAATACAGCAGAGACTTCATTCGACAGATCAGAGTTCTGATAAGCTGTTATCTAacaaatttcatattttgtgATTGAAGTCTATTTTTGTATTAACAATAAATTATATGTGTAAAATGTTCTTTAGTAGaaactattttaaaactacTCAAAAATTTACTTTAGTACAGCATGtgctattttatatatttgtatttcagaaaCTAATGCTATATACATGGTCATTTGGGatcacattgtatttgaaagtgTGGGTGGATGCACTGTCAGTTTGATGGTCTGGGGGATGTTACAGGGATTTAGAGGCAAGATCCTCCAAGAAACGTTTGTTTCAGGTGTTCTAATACAGCATTTCTAGCCTTTTAAGTACAACAGTTCTACCTGTTTCATGGTTCCTGATCATTTTGGAATGATTGGAATACTCACATAcatgacaaaaaacacaaaaaactatAAATCCTAAGACCAAATTATTGAgctattaaaaacatgaaaatgtaGCAAATTTGATATTAAATGCTGACCTATTTATTgttatactttaaaataaaatgagaaaGACATGTAAAATGTTGCTAAAATAATACTATGctataaatagaaaatactaCATGAGTAGCACTAAATACCATTCATCTTACAATACACTACTACCAATGTAGTATTCTacttcttacatatcctcaaaaaccagataAGAGTATGGTATCTTTTATATCTATCTTCCCACAGATAAGATAGCATACACTACTGTAACaatctttgacataccagttagAGAAAACTAAATGAAACAGGAAATAGCTCACTAGGTCCACTGATATAGATAATTATATAAACCATTGCAATTCAGTGAGCACTCCATTTTCATGACAATTGGGTTATTATCCAGATATGCACTAACACTGCAAAGCAATTTTGGTGGCAGGTGGGTTATTATCCAGATATGCACTAAAACTGCCAAGCAATTTTGGTGGCAACTGGGTTATTATCTAAAAATGCACTGAGATTTCAAAGCAATTTTGGTGGCAATTATGGTAATTTTTGCTAATTACTCTGTCCACTGCAATACTAAAACATGTGACAAACATAGACCTACCTCTCCTTTGCTGACTTTGAGGTCTTGACCTTTGTAGCTGTACATAGCTTTGACTTGAGGTATTTTGCGAGTCTCGACCACATCCTGGGGAACTTCACGCTGACGAATCTCCTCCACTTCAATCTCACGAGGAACATCAACAAGTTCCTCAATGAATTCTTCCTCGTCAGACTTTTCTCCATTCTCTACAGGTCTAAATTTTTCTAGAGAAATCTGTAAAtgacaagaagaagaaattatgttatatttatcaACTTTAATAACTCTTGAGTAATTACCattatatgtattgtaatttggTATTGTCAACTCTGGTAAAAGATTTGTAATGAttggttttacataaaataaatattgaacatGAGTAGGCTATGATAcatagttaaagtttggtttgtttaacaacaccactagagcacgcaatcatcagctattggatgtcaaacatttggtaattttgacaaagtcttagagaggaaacctgctgcatttttccatgagtaacaagggatcttttgtatgcaccatcccatagacaggatagcacataccatagcctttaatataccagttgtggtgcacaagctggaatgaaaaatagcccaataggcccaccaacaaAGACGAGAAACTTAAAAACCTTGGTAAATGCTAACATATTCTAGCATTTCAGTAACAAACCACTTTACTTACATTATGCTCGCTTGCAGCTTTGGTCATGAGTACAGCCAAGTCTTCTAACCGCTTGATTTCAGTGCTGAATGACTTGATATCTTTCACTAGTCTATTATGCCTGGTTAGCAAAGCCTgtaatataaatgtaatattatttagtgaaaAATACACTATACGAacaagtaatttatttttaagaaaCAAAGCAATCATAAAAGTAATTTGGTACAGTGTAACAAGTTGTAAAATAGCACAACTATAAATGTGGACTAGTAAAGCCTACTCCATAGCCTTATTTTCTTAGAGATTCACAGACAGACTGTTAGATGAAGAAATGTTGCTATATTTTCCAACTGTTTAGTTAGATATAATCATTATGTAACAGTTGATGAGACACTATATTCTATAAACTGGCACTTTTTTTCATAATGACtcagacaaaaatatattaattgctgcttgaaatatttattttgagaaGGGCCTTGTTCACAAATTTGTCTAAACTAAATGCTTATGATACTAAAATGTTCACTTTAATTTAACTAATTTATaaacttttgaaaacaaatctttgaatatttcaaattatattCATGCTGTGCAAGCCAATTAAACTGCTCaaatgacaaattttaaacaaggAATTACACATAATTAAATGAACATATATAGgtgcaaatataaaaaaaagtttcactgacctaggacttaaatattaaatgtgaatgcaaaagttgatgccaGCAACactggaaaagtaatacctatatctcgctgttttacttcataaaaggtgagacaaaaaattaaatgggaCATAAATCCTTCTCACCTGTGAACTAGCCTCATCTTTTCCATAGTCATCGCTACAGACCAACGGCATCTTCTCCCTCATCCAGGACTCGGCTTCATCAGCATCGGCATAATACTGAAATCAAGCAAAACAGAGAACATTTATTAACAAACTGCTTCTTttaatcaggggtgggaattctcctcggatcagctgttttcctctcatggaacattgtgtttccttgtattttaatcgtcctttcctccaaaatgtgtcagatggcacggATTTTAACCTaagatttcaagaatttctgggaccgctctagatttcctcttttttacagttcaccaattcccacccctgtttaATCggacttgttttaatttttcctTTAGAAGACAGTTTGTATAGGAGGGTCACTGGCTTTCACACTATGGCCCAACTAATAAATTTGCACTCGGATCAGAACATCATGTCAGTTAAGGTAAAGTGTCAGGTACATTCTGATGCAAATTGTGCAACACTGTGCAACTGCTGTTAGATCTGAAGTTGTCATCCATGAATACAGGATGTGAACAAAGAATATTATTGTCAAAATGTGGAATTACACTATTTTCAAAGATCTCATTGAAACAAGGTAGCCTTTTAAGTTTTCTCAA
This DNA window, taken from Gigantopelta aegis isolate Gae_Host chromosome 4, Gae_host_genome, whole genome shotgun sequence, encodes the following:
- the LOC121371113 gene encoding alpha-2Db adrenergic receptor-like, giving the protein MEVLVQNATTNVTERGTVEIVIVATIHLVILFTAIGGNVAVICAIYKSNKLRDEVSNLFLVNLAITDLSSATVVMTSAFISLVANYWPLGWVWCYAVCMVNYLLIIVSMLTLCFISIDRYLAIVYPLQYISKLTKVKILLLIGYAWFHGISFSIVPVLFQWIKYDYWEYVCAIEWHEQRQKALYYVIMAFVFCFLLPGLVLMFLYCRVLKVAHEKSRRIRVMTFPATDRPKYCNSHKAIKSLLIVIVMYFLCMTPFSLTKLYKVASQKEKSLPGYLNLVSSIIAYLSSAVNPLIYGIFRKDFRQAYKLIFRKLFIQSHLARNTNNTAETSFDRSEF